Genomic window (Marasmius oreades isolate 03SP1 chromosome 3, whole genome shotgun sequence):
GAACCAAGTCAAGCTACTTGATTGCGTCGTTCAAAAGAATGTATGTCGGAAATTTTCAATAAGACAGGTGAAGCACACCACAAGTCGTAGAGGTGCAGATGACCCCCTATATCTTTTGGCGTTTTCGCTTCGATCACTGTCATTATAATTGAGATCGATACAGATACACTTCATACAAGTAAGAAAAGTGCTCGCAGGGAGGGAAATTGTGAGGGAACGAATAGCATCGACAACTTCAACTTTCAGTTTGTGAGAGGAATGACAGCTGTGGCAGTATCGCTGCCCTCTCCGCTTTCCGTAGGACTACCCTGGAGGTCAAGTTGAGGACCGGTAGTTGAGCGGAGCAAACTATCATAGCCAAGGTGAGTCCACACACGCATGAAATGTTTATCGTAGACCTTACTTATCAATTGCGCCTTGGTCTACAGGTGGAGAGGCACCAGTCCCAATAATGGTTTTATGCCCGAAGCTTGGAACACCAGTGTCAGTTACCACGTAGATGAATGCTGGCCCAGGTGGATAATGATTTCCAGAGGGAGGACCAGTTACTGTCAAGGTCTTCTTGTCTGTAGAGAGGCTAGAAACCAGTTTGACAGATCGATGGTCCATATGGACACCATGCGTAGAAAAACCAAGATCGATAGCCACAACTAAGAAAACGCAATGCTGTCAAGGGAGCTGAGATGTACTCATAAAAGAACATTGTCGCACCTGAAACTGTATTTACACCCGACGGTAACGAAACTGACAACTTGAAACTTGAACCAAAGTCAACGGTTGCAGGCAGGCCAGTATATGTTGGGCGCGGTTGAGACAGGTATGGTGGAGAATAGAATTCCACACTATTCATGGGTACGGTTATTCTAAGTTGTCGCTCAAAGCTAAGAGAGGCGAACTCACCGATACTCAGTTTGGAATGTCGTTGTGGTAAAATCGGTATTAGGATTAGATCCCGCTGCAATTACATGTTAGGGGACGTCTGGATAATGAGGATCACGATCTCACCAAGCATCACGCTCCCATTTGGCGTCAGACTGGCGGTGGAGTGATACATCCGAGGAATCGTAGAGGCGGGAATACCGGAAGAAGTAAAACGACTCCCGGCCGGTGCAGCAGGATCGTAAATCACTGGGGTAAAAGCTGGGTGGTCAGCGTTGCTGTGACCGACCGGATCGTTGACCTAATAATCCGTAATCAGTGTAGGAAGCTGGGAAGCTTGAAAAGACCAACATTGTCATAACTAGCGATACCGGTTTGAGCGCCGTTAACGACCAAAACTCTTCCATCGGGAAGGAGTATCAAATCAGGCATGATTCGAGGCACTGGCATGCTCTCGACTTTCCATCCAGCTGCTATCCCTGCCGTTGTGAGAACCATTCGGGAACACTGTGCAGATGTTGGCGCCTGGGACGAGATTGAGGAAGGGTCGACTGTATCGGAGAGTGTTgaacctccacaaatcaagaTTTCCGGGACATAGTTGTTTTCTGGGGTTAGAGGAAGTAGTACAGCGCCAGCTGAAAACGGAGAACTGTCAGGTAAAAATATATCAGACGGTTACAAGGCATTAATCATTACTTCCGCTTTTACTGACCTGATTCGAACACCATTCGGAATGCCAGGAAGAGGTGTTTCGGTGTTCGTCCTCCAATTGAAGAGCATGGCTGCCTGGTTCGCGGCTATGAAGATGTCACCGTCAGGTAGCTGAGCTACGATTGGGAAGTGATTGCCGTTGAGGGTATCGACCATAAACTGGCTCGGGATCTTGAGGCCATTGAAACCTGAATGAGTAGCCTGATGAGAACCAATAAACCACAGTTTCTATCTACGAACCGTGGATGTTCTTGGGTGGGAAGAATTCATAGGATGGATTGTTGATGCCTGCACTGTTTATAAACCTAGATTCTGATCATTTAGCCTCTCTG
Coding sequences:
- a CDS encoding uncharacterized protein (CAZy:AA5) produces the protein MRLALTLSCLSLVSPALSATFSRRSAFAPGVWTLAQQGTTGVSALEMAVVSETTVLIFDKVEHNPLTVNGHVAWGSEFNLQTKQARPLNPLSNTWCASGSFLGNGTFISTGGNPVVITGQSGLQALRLFTPCTDGNCDVFEDPNRIRLTSNRWYPASVRIEDGSVIIWGGSTTGAFINSAGINNPSYEFFPPKNIHGFNGLKIPSQFMVDTLNGNHFPIVAQLPDGDIFIAANQAAMLFNWRTNTETPLPGIPNGVRISSPFSAGAVLLPLTPENNYVPEILICGGSTLSDTVDPSSISSQAPTSAQCSRMVLTTAGIAAGWKVESMPVPRIMPDLILLPDGRVLVVNGAQTGIASYDNVNDPVGHSNADHPAFTPVIYDPAAPAGSRFTSSGIPASTIPRMYHSTASLTPNGSVMLAGSNPNTDFTTTTFQTEYRVEFYSPPYLSQPRPTYTGLPATVDFGSSFKLSVSLPSGVNTVSVVAIDLGFSTHGVHMDHRSVKLVSSLSTDKKTLTVTGPPSGNHYPPGPAFIYVVTDTGVPSFGHKTIIGTGASPPVDQGAIDNLLRSTTGPQLDLQGSPTESGEGSDTATAVIPLTN